The following proteins come from a genomic window of Aquimarina sp. MAR_2010_214:
- a CDS encoding peptide chain release factor 3, producing the protein MKFIDEIGRRRTFGIISHPDAGKTTLTEKLLLFGGAIQEAGAVKSNKVKKGATSDFMEIERQRGISVATSVLAFEYKGIKINILDTPGHKDFAEDTFRTLTAVDSVIVVIDVAKGVEEQTEKLVSVCRMRNIPMIVFINKLDREGKDAFELLDEIEQKLGLTVTPLSFPIGMGYDFKGIYNIWEKNINLFSGDSRKNIEETIEISDLSSQDLNDIIGDTAADTLREEVELVEGIYPKFEKEQYQNGDLQPVFFGSALNNFGVRELLDCFVTIAPPPRPKESDVRLVHPEEKDFTGFVFKIHANMDPKHRDRLAFIKIVSGTFERNVPYLHTRHNKKLKFSSPNAFFAEKKEIVDISYPGDIVGLHDTGNFKIGDTLTKGEILHYKGVPSFSPEHFRYINNADPMKSKQLAKGIDQLMDEGVAQLFTLELNGRKIIGTVGALQYEVIQYRLEHEYGAKCTYENLNVHKACWVEAKDQDNDEFKEFKRVKSKFLAKDKQGQLVFLADSSFSLQMTQQKYPSIEFHFTSEF; encoded by the coding sequence ATGAAATTTATAGACGAAATTGGGAGAAGAAGAACCTTTGGGATCATCTCTCACCCTGATGCAGGTAAGACCACGTTGACCGAAAAATTATTACTTTTTGGAGGTGCTATTCAAGAAGCAGGGGCCGTAAAATCAAATAAAGTTAAAAAAGGAGCTACCAGTGATTTTATGGAAATTGAACGTCAAAGAGGTATATCTGTTGCTACCTCTGTATTAGCTTTTGAGTACAAAGGCATTAAGATTAATATTCTAGATACTCCCGGGCATAAAGATTTTGCTGAAGATACATTTAGAACATTAACTGCTGTGGATAGTGTAATTGTTGTGATTGATGTTGCAAAAGGTGTCGAGGAACAAACCGAAAAATTGGTTTCTGTTTGTAGAATGAGAAATATCCCTATGATCGTTTTTATTAACAAACTGGATCGTGAAGGAAAAGATGCTTTTGAGCTTCTGGATGAAATAGAGCAAAAACTAGGCCTTACCGTTACTCCATTAAGTTTTCCTATTGGAATGGGATATGATTTTAAAGGAATTTATAATATTTGGGAGAAGAATATTAACCTTTTTAGTGGTGATAGTAGAAAAAATATTGAAGAGACTATCGAAATATCTGATTTATCTTCTCAGGATCTTAATGATATAATCGGGGATACTGCTGCAGACACATTACGTGAAGAAGTAGAATTGGTAGAAGGTATATATCCGAAATTTGAAAAAGAACAGTATCAAAATGGTGATTTACAACCTGTGTTTTTTGGATCGGCATTAAATAATTTTGGAGTTAGAGAATTATTAGATTGTTTTGTTACCATTGCTCCTCCACCAAGGCCTAAGGAAAGTGATGTACGATTAGTGCATCCTGAAGAAAAAGATTTTACAGGATTTGTGTTTAAAATCCATGCCAATATGGATCCAAAACACAGAGATAGACTGGCTTTTATAAAAATTGTATCAGGAACCTTCGAAAGAAACGTTCCATATCTGCATACAAGACACAATAAAAAGCTTAAATTTTCTAGTCCTAATGCTTTTTTTGCTGAAAAAAAAGAGATTGTAGATATATCATATCCTGGTGATATTGTTGGATTGCACGATACCGGAAATTTTAAAATCGGAGATACTCTTACAAAAGGAGAAATTTTGCATTATAAAGGAGTACCTAGTTTTTCTCCAGAACATTTTAGGTATATCAACAATGCAGATCCTATGAAGTCTAAACAACTAGCGAAAGGGATTGATCAATTAATGGATGAAGGAGTTGCCCAGCTTTTTACTTTAGAATTGAATGGAAGAAAAATTATAGGTACGGTTGGTGCTTTACAATATGAAGTAATTCAATATAGGTTAGAGCATGAATATGGCGCAAAGTGTACGTATGAAAACCTAAATGTTCATAAGGCATGTTGGGTAGAAGCTAAAGATCAGGATAATGATGAGTTTAAAGAATTTAAACGTGTAAAAAGTAAGTTTCTGGCAAAAGATAAACAGGGTCAACTGGTATTTTTGGCTGATTCTTCTTTCAGCTTACAAATGACACAACAAAAATATCCATCAATCGAGTTTCATTTTACTTCAGAGTTTTAA